The Stigmatella ashevillena genomic sequence GGGGGGCAACCTCAATGGCGTCACCACCCGGGACCACGGCTACTACTACACGCCCCTCCACCCGGACCACCTGGCCGTGGGCATGAACATCATCGGGGACATGCTCACCCGCCCCCGCCTCACGGACATGGAGGTGGAGCGGCAGATCATCCTCGAGGAGATGCTGGACGAGGTGGACGACAAGGGCCGGGACATCGACATCGACAACCTGTCCAAGCGCCTGCTCTTCCCGGACCATCCGCTGGCGCTGAAGATCGCGGGCACGCGCGAGTCCGTCTCCCGGTTGACCCACGCGCAGGTGCTCGAGCACTTCGCCCGCCACTACGTCGCCGGCAACATCGTGGTGACGGCGGCGGGCCGGGTGCGGCACACCGAGGTGATGGCCCTGGCCGAGCGCGCATTCGCCCGCCTTCCTCAGGGCCCCGCGACCACCGAGGAGACGCCGCTGCCCACCTCGCCGGGCCCGCGCCTCCATTTCGTCACCCACGACGAGTCCCAGACCGAGTTCCGGCTCAACTTCCGCATCGTGCCGGAGCACCACGAGGACTTCCCCGCCCTGCAGATCATCCGCCGGGTGTTGGACGACGGCCTGTCCTCGCGCCTGCCCTTCGAAATCGTCGAGAAGCGTGGCCTCGCGTACTCTCTCAACGCCTCGCTGGATGCCTTTCACGATGCGGGGGTGTTCGAGATCGACGCGGCCTGCGCTCCGGAGAAGGCCTCCCTGGTGGTGGAAGAGGTGCTGCGCGTGCTGGGCACGCTGTGCACGGACCTCGTCTCCGATGAGGAGCTGACGCGCGCCAAGCGCCGACACCGGATGCTGCTGGAGTTCGCCCAGGACTCGCCTGGAGAGCTGGCTGGCTGGTTCGGCGGCACGGAGCTCTTCCGCAGGCCCGAGTCCTTCAGCCGCCGCGCGGACATGGTGGACGCCCAGAGCGCGCAGCACGTGCGCGAGGTGGCGCGGCACTACTTCGCCCGGGAAAACCTCACCGTGGTGGCGGTGGGCCAGCGCAAGGGCTCTCAGGCCCTCCAACGCGTGGTGCAGGACGCGGAGGCGCTGCCCACGGCCGCCGCTTCCACGCTCACCGGCCGCCGCGCAGGATGATGGGGCCCTTGGGCTTCTTCTTCTTCGGCATCGCGTCGGTGAGGGCGGCCTTGATGGAGACGTAGGTCGGATTGCCCGGCTCACGCGCCAGCGCCTCGTCGATGAGCTTGCGGCCCCGCTCCAGGTGGATCTTGCTCTCCGCGTACATCTGGGCCAGCGCCACCTTCTCCTCGAGCGAGGCCTCCCCGATGAAGTGGATCTGCTCCAGGGAGGTCATCGCATCCATCTTGCGGCCCGCATCCCGGTGGATCCGCCACATGCGCGAGAGCGCCGGCGCGAACCGGGGATCCGAGCTCAGGGCATAGCTGTAGTTCTCCACTGCGCCCGCCTTGTCCCCTTGCGCTTCCAGCGCCCGCGCCCGGACATAGAGCGCTCGCGGAAAGCGGGACCGGAGCCGCAACACCTTTTCCACCAGCGCCTGGGCCTCCTTGTTCTGACCCAGCAGGAGCTTCGTCTCGGCCAGCATCGCCAGCGCCTCCACGCTGGTGGGCTCCGCCGCGACGAGCTGGGTAAGCACCGCGTCGGCCTCCGCGGGGCGCTCCAGCCGGTTGAGGATGCGCGCGCGCAGCAGGATGACCTCGGGCCGCGCCGCGTCCTCCTCCGAGAGCGACAGGAGGTCCTGCTCCGCCTCCGACACGAAGCCACTGTTGAGGAAGTAGCGCACGCGGAGCATCCGCGCTTCCATCAGTCCGGGGTTCTCGGTGATGAGCCGGTCCATCAGCCGGGCGGCCAACAGCTCGTCCCCCTTGAGCAGGAGGATCTCCGCCTCCACCACCTTGGCATCCGCGTCGTCCGGCCGCTGCTTCTGGATGGGCTCCAGTGACTTGAAGGCCGCCTCCAGACTCCCCTGGCGGGCTTGCAGCCGGGCCAGCGAGAGCAACTCGGGGTCCGTGAGCTGCTGGGCGTCGCGCAGCACCACCAGCGTGGCGATGGCCTGCTCGACGTGGCCTCCGCGCCGGTAGAGCTCCGCCATCTGCTTCTGGATGGTGGGATCCTCTCCCGGCGCAATGGCCTCGGCCTCCTTGAGGGCCAGGATCGCCGGCCCCTCGTTCCCAGCGACGCGGTAGGCCTCCGCCAGCAGCAGCAGCGGATCGATCGCCTCGGAGCGCAGGTTGGCCGCCTCGCGGAAGGAGCGAGCCGCCCGCTCGGGCTGGTGGGCCGCCATCAAGGTGCGCCCTTCGGCGAGCTTGCCTTCATAGCCCTCCGTCCGCGCCTGCACGGCGGCCATCTCCGGGTCCTTGCAGGCAAGCGGGAGGAGCAGAGACAGGGCGGGGGTCAACCAAAGAATTCTCAAACGCATCGCTGAGCCAGAGGGTACCGGATGTTATCCTCTCCCGTCGATGGACCCCTTTGTCCGGCGCCTCGTTGAGAGGCTGCATGATCCCACCCGGCCGCTTTCGCGCAACCGCCACTTCCACACCTTCGATACCCCCGAAGGCCGGTCCGCGCTGAAAGTCTCCCGCCGCCTCAAGAGCCTGCAGCGGGACATCCTCTCCTGCTACCAGGAGGGCCACCGGCCCCGCTTCTTCCGCCATGTGGGCCCCGAGGGGGAAACCCGCATCGAGCTGCTCATGGAGCGCATCCAGGGGCGGCGTGTCTCTCACCTTCAGGACGCGGAGTTTGAGTTGCTTGCTCAGCTGCCAGGGGTGCGTGAGGCTTTGGAAGAGATTCTCGAACCGGCTGCTTGAACGAATTTTCCATTGAGGGTGCCCGTGGAACCAACGGTCCGCGTCCGTGTGAAGGTGTGCTGCATCATGTCCGAGGAGGAGGCCCGGCTCGCCGTGCGCCACGGGGCCGCGGCGCTGGGGCTCGTGTCGCGGATGCCGAGTGGCCCGGGGGTCATCTCCGAGGAGCGCATCGCGCAGATTGCCGCGAAGGTTCCGCCGCCCGTGGGCACGTTCCTGCTCTCCTCCTCCACGGAGGTGGAGGCGCTGGTGGAGGAGCACCGGCGCACGCGAACGAACACCTTGCAGCTCGTGGACAGTCTTCCCCCCGGAAATCTCCAGCGCTTGCGCGAGGCACTGCCCGGGGTGCGGCTGGTTCAAGTCATCCACGTCACGGGCCCTGCCTCCGTCGATGAAGCGCTCTCGGTGGCGCCGTGGGTGGATGCGCTGTTGCTCGACAGTGGCAACCCCACCCTGGCGGTGAAGGAGCTGGGCGGCACGGGACGGGTGCACGACTGGGAGGTCAGCCGGCGCATCCGCGAGCAGGCGCCCATTCCCGTCTTCCTCGCGGGGGGCCTGCGTCCAGAGAACGTGCTGGAAGCGGTGCGCCAGGTCGGCCCTTATGGCCTGGACATCTGCTCCGGCCTGAGGACCCAAGGCCTGCTCGACGAGGACAAGGTCTCCCGCTTCTTCCGCGCGCTGGACACGCTCGCCGCGTGAGGCCTCACGCGAACGAGGCGGAGACGCGCGGCTCCGGCTCCGTTCCTGGCAGCACGGGCGTCGGGCTCAAGGCCTGGATGAGCAGGCTGCGCAGGGCCTCGGTCAGGTCATCTCCTTGCGCGAGGACCCCCGCGGGGGCGCCCTGGAGCTTCTCCGGCACGGTCTCGCCCACCACCACCACCGGGACGCGGATCTCCCACGCCAGGTAGCTGGCCAACCGGACCGCCGCTTCCGAGGCATCCATCAACAGCGCCCCCACCGCCCCCGCGCTGAAGGGACGCCACAGGGGCCGCGCCGCCTCGGCGGGGGGCAGCACACAGAAGTCCAGGTGAAGCACCTCGCTCAGCTCCAGGTGTCCCAGCGTTCCGAAACCGCTCTTCACCGCCGAGGGCTCCGCCGAGACCGCCGACAGCCCGGGAAGGCGCGCGAACAGCCGCCGAGCCACCGCCGGGCCATTGCCGCAAACGAACACCTTCGCGGTCACCACCTTCAAGGGGGACTTGCCCCGAAGCACCCGGCTGCGCAGCGAATGCATCTCCGCGGGCCCCAACAGCGGGCCACTGCCCTCGCCCCCTTCCTCCTCCGCCACCCGGGCCACGCCCTTCTGCATCAGCGTGGTGAGGACTCCGAGCACTTCCAGGTCCGTGGCCGGCGCCAGGTCCAGCACTTCCCCCATGGCGCGCGGTTGGCGCAGCAGATCCACCACCTGGGCCGTCACCGGGTGCTGATCCTGCGGCAGGTCCGCGTCCGGGGCGATCATCAGCCGCGTGGTGCGCGCGGGCAACGCGGGCATCAACCGGTTTACCTCGTCGGCTTGCCGCATCCCCTCCAGCAAGGCGTCGTCCATGCCACGGGTGATGCGCGCGCGCGCGGTGCTCGAGCCCGGCGCGAAGGTGAACGTGCCTTCCGACCAGGCCAACAGCCGGAACAGGGCCTTCTCGCCCTCGACCCGTCCCAGCCGCGCGTTCGCCGGCCGCCCATCGGCGACGGTGATTTCTCCGCGCTCGTTGCCGCGCTCCAGGTTCAGCTTCCCGCTGCGCTTGTTCATCCCGAGGATCTGCATCAGATCCGGGATGCCCAGCTGACTCAGGGAGCCTTCGATTTCCTGATTGTCGCTCTTGAGGTCCTTGGCGGCCTCGGTGCGGCGGAAGATGTGCTCGATGCGGCTGAGCACCTCATCCAGGTTGAAGGGCTTCTTGAGGTGGGCCGCCAGCCGCAGGCCGCGCAACCGGTCCACATCCAGGTTGGTGGTGGTGAGCACCACCGGGATGTCCTCCGTGCGCGGGTTGGTGCGCAGGATTTGGATGAAGGTGCGCGCCTCCAGCAGCTTGCACCCCTCGTCGAACAACGCCAGGTCTGGGTGGCGCAACACGCAGATCTCCAGCGCGCGCGCGCCATCCGGCGCGTAGTGCACCTGGTAGCCCTTCTGACGCAGGGCACGTGAGAGCATCCGGACCGCGTCGAGGTCGGGGTCTGCGATGAGGATCTTCCGGACCGGGGCCACGGTGCGCGCTCGCTAGCTAGTAGGGTTGCAGGTCGTACTCCGCCTGCAACTTGGAGATGAGCCCGTCCACCACCGCGGTGTCCGAGGAATGGAAGCCCCACGTCGCCCCCTTCCCACGCCGCTGGATGAGCGCGTAGGAGGCGTGTTCGGAGAGCCAGAAGAGGAACTCGTGCCGGGCCACCCGGTCGTCCCCTTCCAGGAACACCGGCATCAGCGCGGGGTGCGACTCCATGTCCACCCGGCGGCCCAGCAGGTAGATGCGGGAGGCCAGCTCCGGGGGCGCCGACTCGAGCCCCGCGGCGATGGGCAGATCCGAGCGAATCTCCGGCCCCCCCACGTACAGCAGGCCACGCGAGCCAGGATCCCTCATCAGCTCGCGGGCGATCTCCGCCTGGAGCTCATCGAAGAGGACATCCGCCACCTTGCCCCGGCGCGAGGGCTCCGCGCGCTCGTCCGTGGGCAGCTTGGGGCTCGTGGGGCTGCCCAGCAACAACTCCACTTCGTCCCAGAAGGGCAGCCCTTCGAGCAGCAGCCGCCGCTGGAGCGAGGCGCGCCGCTCGTCCATGCGCCGCCGGCAGCGGTGCACCAGCTCGTCGAAGTCCTCGCCGTCCTTGGGGAAGGTGCCCGCGCCGCCCACCAGCGCCAGCGGCAGCTTCGCGTCGACTTCCTGCACGTCCGTCTCGTTGCGCACCGCCGCGGTCGCCCGGCGCACAAACATCAGCGCGCCGAAGAAGTCCGTCTCCGGCAAGAGCAGGTAGAACTCCTGGTCGCTCGCCTTGGCGATGACGTCCGAGTCCCGGATGATGCGCGAGAGCGCCCGGATGATGCCGCGCACCGCCTTCTTGGCCTCCGCCGCGCCCAGCCGCGCCCGCACCAGGGGCAGGTTGTCGATGCTGAACGTCAGCAGCGAGAACGTCCGTCCATAGCGCCGCGCCTTGTAGATCTCCTTGGAGGCGTAGTCGGTGAAGTAGCTGAGGTTGTAGGCGGCGGTGTCGCGATCCCTCAGGCCCAGGCGCTGGAGCGCCAGCATCCGTCGGCCGTTCTTCACCCCCACCGCCGCGAAGTCGCCGATCACCCGGGCCTGGCGCACGTGCTCATGCTGGAACTCGCCGCCGAGCGGATCCGAGAGCTGCGCCAGCCCCATGAGCTCCCCAGCGGCGATGAGCGGCACGTACAGCACCGGCGAGCGCTCCTCACGCACGCGCCACGGGGCCGCCTCGCGCAAGCGCGCGGCGAGCGGCCCCTCGGGGCGCAGCTTCTCCACGAGGAACTGCCGGTCGAGCAGCCCGCGGTATGCGCGCAACACCAGGTCTCCCCGGTCATCCACCACCCACAAGGCCGCGCTCTGGGCGTCGCACACGGCGGCCAGGTCCGCGATGACGCGCTCCTGCAAGCCCTCCAGGTCCGGGTACGACAGGAACTCCAGGCAGCGCCGGTGCAGGTTGTGGTCCCGGGCGAACTCGAAGTTCTCGTCTCGCAACTGGCTGCGCTCCTGGCGCAAGGCCACCCGTTGCAGGGCCCGGTCCACCGCGAGAAACAGATCCGCCTCCTCGATGGGCTTGGTGAGGCAGTCGGCCGCCCCGGCGCGCAGCGCCATCTCCGAGCCCTTCACGTCCGGCCGGTGGCTGACGAGGAGCACCTCCTGCTCCGGATCCAGCTCGCGCAGCCGCGCCGTGAGCGCGAACCCATCCAGCCCCGGCATCACCACATCGGTGATGATGAGATCGAACCGCGTGAGGGCCACCTCCTCCAGCGCCCGCATGCCGTCCTCCACCGCGACGACGCGGTAGTCCCGGCGCGAGAGCAGATCCTTCACGAACTCGCGGAAGAAGAGATCGTCATCGACAACGAGGATGGGGGCGGCCACGAAGCAGGTCCACTCGGGTACGAGGAAGCCGAAAGGTTACCGGGCGGCTGGAATTGTCACAACGCCTTCGAAGACGGCGGCGACCGGTCCTCGGAGGCGAATTTCGGACAAATCCGAGGGAACGCGGATCTGGAGGTCTCCCCCCGGGAGGGTCACGCGCAGCCAGGTGTCCGCGGGGAGGCGGTGGGCCAACACGGCCGCCGCAGCCGAGGCACACGCTCCCGTGCCGCAGGCCTGGGTCAACCCGCAGCCCCGCTCCCACACCACGACGGTGAGGCCATCTGGGTCCACGCGGACGAACTCGACGTTGGTCCGGTCTGGAAAGGAGGGGTGGTGCTCCAGGACGGGCCCGAGGCGTTCGGCCTCATATAAAGGATGTCCCAGCAGGACGAGGTGGGGGTTGCCCATGCTCACCGCCGTGCCACGCAGGCCGAGGTGATCCGGAATCGGCGCCTCCACGAAGGGCTGGCCCGTGGCTCCCGAGGGGAGGTTCGGAGCCACCAGGCGAGCAGGCCCCATGGAGATGTCCACCTCCGCCACGCCACCGGCCTCATAGCCCGGCACACAGGCGAGGAGGCCGGCCCCGGTTTCGACCTGGAGGCGCTCGGGGCGGCCTCCCCCATGGTCCACCAGGTATTTCACCGCGCAGCGCAAACCGTTGCCGCACATCTCCGCGATGCTGCCATCGGCGTTGTGCACCACCATGCGCGCCAGCCCTTCCTGGGAAGGAAGGAGGCAGAGGACCCCATCCGCGCCGATGCCCCGCCGCCGGTCGCACATCCACCGCGACAGCTCCGCGTCGATGTCCACGCCAGTCTGGCGCCGATCGAGCACGACGAAGTCATTGCCGAGCCCGTGGTACTTGTAGATGCGTTCGCGTTCCAACACGGCCTCATCCTAATTGGCTGCCCCGTTCGCGGCAGCGGGGATTGCGGGCTGGCCGTTCGCCCGCCACCCCTCACTCCTTTCCATCCCCCTTGGGCGGAGCGGTGTCAGGCCCACCGGGCTTTCGAGGAACGGGCGCCGGGGTGACGGCCGAGCCCGGCCGGGGGCCCGGCTTGGGCGTGAGGACGGGGGGGCTGCCCGCACCGCCAGCGGCGGGGGTCAAGACCGGAGGCGCCCCGGAAGTGGCGGGCCGCCGGACAGGCGTCCCCGAGACGGGCGCTGGCGTCCGGACCGCGCCCTGGGAAACCGCGACCGGGGTGGGCCTCCGCCCGACTGGCTCGGAGGAGACGGCACGGGGGGGCTCCGGGGGAGCTGCCGCCGCGCGCCGCAGCGTGGCCAGTTCCGCGTCGGATGCCTCCAGCCGCTTCTGAAGCGCTTCGAGCTTTTCCGCGCGCTCGGCCAGGGTGGTCTGGAGCGCCTCTTCCTGGGCTGCTTTCTGGGCCAGTTCCTCCCGGAGCGCCTTCACCTCGGCGGTGGCTGCTTCACTCCGCTCGCGGAGCAGCCCCAACTCCGAGGTCAGGGAGGGATCGACCACGGGCGTTTCGAGCCGGGCCGTGAGTTCCTGGAGGCGAGTCTCCAATCGGACCTGATCCTCCAGGAGGATCTTCTTCTCAGCGCCCAGGCTCTCCGCCTGTTCCTTGAGCAGGGAGTGCTCACCTTGGAGCGCAGCAAGGCGCTCGGCGATCTCCTTGCCTTCCTGCTCACGCTTCCGGGAGGACTCCTCCACTTCCTGCCGCTCACGGGTGCGCTCTGCTTCCAGCGCACGCGTCGCCTCCACGGACGAGGACTCCAGTGTCATCACCCGGCTCTCCAGCCGGACCCGAGCGGCCTTGGCCACGGTCAGCTCGGACTGGACGCGCTGGATGTCCGAATCGGCGCGACGGGCCCGGTCCTGCTCCGCCGTGAGTGCCTCCTGCGCCCGGGTGGCTTCCGCGCGGAGTTGCTCGCGCTCGGCGTCCAGGGCCGTGCG encodes the following:
- a CDS encoding DUF4388 domain-containing protein, which produces MAPVRKILIADPDLDAVRMLSRALRQKGYQVHYAPDGARALEICVLRHPDLALFDEGCKLLEARTFIQILRTNPRTEDIPVVLTTTNLDVDRLRGLRLAAHLKKPFNLDEVLSRIEHIFRRTEAAKDLKSDNQEIEGSLSQLGIPDLMQILGMNKRSGKLNLERGNERGEITVADGRPANARLGRVEGEKALFRLLAWSEGTFTFAPGSSTARARITRGMDDALLEGMRQADEVNRLMPALPARTTRLMIAPDADLPQDQHPVTAQVVDLLRQPRAMGEVLDLAPATDLEVLGVLTTLMQKGVARVAEEEGGEGSGPLLGPAEMHSLRSRVLRGKSPLKVVTAKVFVCGNGPAVARRLFARLPGLSAVSAEPSAVKSGFGTLGHLELSEVLHLDFCVLPPAEAARPLWRPFSAGAVGALLMDASEAAVRLASYLAWEIRVPVVVVGETVPEKLQGAPAGVLAQGDDLTEALRSLLIQALSPTPVLPGTEPEPRVSASFA
- a CDS encoding M16 family metallopeptidase, which produces MSFTPLRDVLPSGLRVVTIETPHLHTALLSVYVRTGSRHETPQNNGVSHFLEHLFFRGSDGWPDTVKMNAAVEEVGGNLNGVTTRDHGYYYTPLHPDHLAVGMNIIGDMLTRPRLTDMEVERQIILEEMLDEVDDKGRDIDIDNLSKRLLFPDHPLALKIAGTRESVSRLTHAQVLEHFARHYVAGNIVVTAAGRVRHTEVMALAERAFARLPQGPATTEETPLPTSPGPRLHFVTHDESQTEFRLNFRIVPEHHEDFPALQIIRRVLDDGLSSRLPFEIVEKRGLAYSLNASLDAFHDAGVFEIDAACAPEKASLVVEEVLRVLGTLCTDLVSDEELTRAKRRHRMLLEFAQDSPGELAGWFGGTELFRRPESFSRRADMVDAQSAQHVREVARHYFARENLTVVAVGQRKGSQALQRVVQDAEALPTAAASTLTGRRAG
- a CDS encoding phosphoribosylanthranilate isomerase, whose protein sequence is MEPTVRVRVKVCCIMSEEEARLAVRHGAAALGLVSRMPSGPGVISEERIAQIAAKVPPPVGTFLLSSSTEVEALVEEHRRTRTNTLQLVDSLPPGNLQRLREALPGVRLVQVIHVTGPASVDEALSVAPWVDALLLDSGNPTLAVKELGGTGRVHDWEVSRRIREQAPIPVFLAGGLRPENVLEAVRQVGPYGLDICSGLRTQGLLDEDKVSRFFRALDTLAA
- a CDS encoding GGDEF domain-containing response regulator, producing MAAPILVVDDDLFFREFVKDLLSRRDYRVVAVEDGMRALEEVALTRFDLIITDVVMPGLDGFALTARLRELDPEQEVLLVSHRPDVKGSEMALRAGAADCLTKPIEEADLFLAVDRALQRVALRQERSQLRDENFEFARDHNLHRRCLEFLSYPDLEGLQERVIADLAAVCDAQSAALWVVDDRGDLVLRAYRGLLDRQFLVEKLRPEGPLAARLREAAPWRVREERSPVLYVPLIAAGELMGLAQLSDPLGGEFQHEHVRQARVIGDFAAVGVKNGRRMLALQRLGLRDRDTAAYNLSYFTDYASKEIYKARRYGRTFSLLTFSIDNLPLVRARLGAAEAKKAVRGIIRALSRIIRDSDVIAKASDQEFYLLLPETDFFGALMFVRRATAAVRNETDVQEVDAKLPLALVGGAGTFPKDGEDFDELVHRCRRRMDERRASLQRRLLLEGLPFWDEVELLLGSPTSPKLPTDERAEPSRRGKVADVLFDELQAEIARELMRDPGSRGLLYVGGPEIRSDLPIAAGLESAPPELASRIYLLGRRVDMESHPALMPVFLEGDDRVARHEFLFWLSEHASYALIQRRGKGATWGFHSSDTAVVDGLISKLQAEYDLQPY
- a CDS encoding tetratricopeptide repeat protein, encoding MTPALSLLLPLACKDPEMAAVQARTEGYEGKLAEGRTLMAAHQPERAARSFREAANLRSEAIDPLLLLAEAYRVAGNEGPAILALKEAEAIAPGEDPTIQKQMAELYRRGGHVEQAIATLVVLRDAQQLTDPELLSLARLQARQGSLEAAFKSLEPIQKQRPDDADAKVVEAEILLLKGDELLAARLMDRLITENPGLMEARMLRVRYFLNSGFVSEAEQDLLSLSEEDAARPEVILLRARILNRLERPAEADAVLTQLVAAEPTSVEALAMLAETKLLLGQNKEAQALVEKVLRLRSRFPRALYVRARALEAQGDKAGAVENYSYALSSDPRFAPALSRMWRIHRDAGRKMDAMTSLEQIHFIGEASLEEKVALAQMYAESKIHLERGRKLIDEALAREPGNPTYVSIKAALTDAMPKKKKPKGPIILRGGR
- the dapF gene encoding diaminopimelate epimerase → MLERERIYKYHGLGNDFVVLDRRQTGVDIDAELSRWMCDRRRGIGADGVLCLLPSQEGLARMVVHNADGSIAEMCGNGLRCAVKYLVDHGGGRPERLQVETGAGLLACVPGYEAGGVAEVDISMGPARLVAPNLPSGATGQPFVEAPIPDHLGLRGTAVSMGNPHLVLLGHPLYEAERLGPVLEHHPSFPDRTNVEFVRVDPDGLTVVVWERGCGLTQACGTGACASAAAAVLAHRLPADTWLRVTLPGGDLQIRVPSDLSEIRLRGPVAAVFEGVVTIPAAR